One genomic window of Nicotiana sylvestris chromosome 10, ASM39365v2, whole genome shotgun sequence includes the following:
- the LOC138880108 gene encoding uncharacterized protein, whose amino-acid sequence MPVVEAVTFKSVTKKAVVDFVHSNIICRFEIPNVIITDNVANLNSHLMKEWHEKLPFALLGYRNTVRTSVGATPYLLVYGTEAVIPAEVEILSLRIVAEAEIDDDEWVKTLLEQLSLIDEKGLAAVYHGQLYQKRMTRAYNKKVRHRKFKVGQMVLKHILPHQVEAKGKFAPNWQGPFVVTRVLPNGALYLTDIEGKCVDMTINSNAVKRYYV is encoded by the exons ATGCCAG tggttgaagctgtaactttcaagtccgtgaccaagaaggcagtggtggattttgttcattcaaatatcatttgtcggttcgaaaTTCCCAATGTGATTATCACAGACAATgttgctaatctcaacagtcatttgatgaaagag TGGCATGAAAAATTGCCTTTTGCCTTACTTGGTTACCGCAATACTGTTCGCacctcagtaggtgcaactccttatttgctggtatatggaactgaggcagttatacctgcagaagttgagattctaTCCCTTCGGATCGTTGCAGAAGCTGAaatcgatgatgatgagtgggtcaaaaccctgctggagcaattgagtttgattgatgaaaaaggatTGGCTGCAGTAtatcatggtcaattatatcagaagagaatgacaagagcatacaacaaaaaggtgcgtcatCGGAAATTCAAAGTGGGCCAGATGgtattgaaacacatccttcctcatcaggtggaagctaaaggcaagttcgccccaaactggcaggggccattcgttGTGACAAGAGTGTtacccaatggtgctttgtatttaacagacatagaaggaaaatgtgtagatatgactatcaattctaATGCTGTTAAgaggtactatgtatga